The Planctomycetota bacterium DNA window ACGACATCTCCGCCGGGAAGGAAGACGACTTCAATGAGGTTGACGAAGCCGCGGGCCACGACTTCGGGGTCCGATCCGTCGGGGCGGCAGCGGAAGAGAATGCCGCTCGTGCCGGTCAGCGTCGTTCCGTCCCGGCGGCGCAGCGCGTAGCCGTCGGGGGTGCCCATCGTTCCGTAAAGCCGGCCGTCCGGTCCGAAGACGAGTCCGTGGAGGCTTCCGTTGTCCTTGTGGCCGAATCCGGTTTGAAGGACGGTGCGGCGGTCGGCCCGGCCGTCGCCGTCGGTGTCCTCGAGCGCGACCAGATCCGGCGGGTCGGCGGCGTAGAGTCTTCCGTCCCGCCAGGCCAGACCCATCGAAGGGCTCAGCCCCTCCGCGAAGAGACGGGACGTTTCGTAGCGCCCGTCGCCGTCCCGGTCTTCGAGCACCCGGATGCGGCAGCGGCGCCGGAGTTCCTGGAGCTCGCGGTAGAGATCCTCGCCCGACGACTCGGTGACGTAGAGGCGCCCGCGGTCGTCGAAGCAGGCGAACATAGGAAAGGTCACGTCCGGAGGCGAGACCTTTTCGATCGAAAAACCCGGCGGGACCCGGGGCGGTTCCTGGGGAGACGCCCCGGCCAGGACCAGAGCCAGGAGAGCCGGAGGGACGCGCCGGATCATCGACTTCTTATACGGTTCCGAAACGTAGAATAGATACACGACGATTGCTCGGTCGAGAGACCAGGAGGAAGGAGATGGGTCCGAAGCCCCGCATCTGCCCGGACTGCGGACCGACGGTGACGCGGAGGGACTTTCTCCGGACCGCCGCCGGGGCGGCCGCGGCGGTGGCCGTTCCCGTGCCGCGCCCGGCGCCGTCGGACGCGTCGCCCGAGGAGCTCGTCAAGCGGCTCTATCAGAGCCTTTCGGCCAAGCAGCGCGAGGCGGTCTGCCTGCCCTGGGACCATCCGAACCGCACGCGCGTCGGCAACAACTGGGCGGTCGTGAAGCCCTCGATCGGCGGTTTCTTCACCGCCGAGCAGCAGCAGATTCTGCGGGATCTTTTCCGCGGGCTCGTGACCGAGGACGGATACGAGCGCTTCCGGAAACAGATGCAGGACGACTACGGCGGCTTCGAGAGCTACCACGTCGCGATCTTCGGCGATCCGACGTCCGGCCGCTTCAACTGGGTCATGACGGGGCGGCACCTGACGATCCGGTGCGACGGAAATTCCACGGAGGGGGCCGGCTTCGGCGGTCCGATCTTCTACGGCCACGCGGTCGAGTTCAACGAACGGCCGGACCATCCGGGCAACGTCTTCTGGCATCAGGCCCGGCTGGCCAACAAGGTGTTCGAGTCGTTCGACGGCCGCCAGAGGGAAAAGGCGCTCGTCCAGAAGTCGCCGCCGGACGACGCCAAGAGCATCGCGCTTCGCCCGCCGGGCCCGGAGGACGGAATCTGCGCGGCGGAGCTTTCGCGCGATCAAAAGGACCTGGTCGAGAAGGTCCTCAAGGAGCTTCTGGCGCCGTATCGTCCCTCGGACGTCGAGGAGGCGCTGGGCATCATCCGCGACGCCGGAGGCGTGGACAAGCTCCACCTGGCCTTCTACCGGGAGGGCAACCTCGGGGACGACGAGATCTGGGACCGCTGGATGCTCCGGGGACCCTCGATGGCCTGGTATTTCCGCGGCTCGCCCCACGTGCACACGTGGGTGAACATCGCGCGGACGGCCTGAGGGGCGGTCAGGTTCGGAACGCGAACGCGCGCGCGGGGTTGTCCACGAAGGCCTTTTGGAGGTGCTCTTCGGACGCCCCGAGCCTCCGCGCGCGCTCCCGGAATTCCCCGAGGAGATAGTCCAGCCCCGGCCGGCCGCCGTAGCTTCGCCAATAGGCCGGCCGGGCGGCGTCGGTGCCCAGAAGGATCCGGTCCGGGAATTCGCGGGCCATCGCGACGAACAGCCCGAGCGTGGGGTTCGTGTCATCGAGGGGACCGCGGAACACCCGATCGTATTCGAGGAAGACGCCCCGGCGAAGAAGACACCGGTGATACTCCGGGTCCGGATGCCGGTCGGTATGGGACAGAATGACGTGCGAGGGGTCCACGCCCCGCGATTCGAGGAAGTCGATCTGTTCCGGGCCGCGGCCGGCTTCGCAGTGGGTGAGGACGGGGACGCCGGTCCGCCGATGCGCCGCCGCGCCGGCTTCGAAGGCCGCGCGTTCCGCGTCCGAGAGCTCCGGCCCGTCGGAGGCGAGCTTCACGAGGCCCGCCCGATGAGAGGCGCGCCGCGGCGCGGGGCCGCCCGCGTCCAGGGCGTCGATTCCCTGTTCGATCTCCGCGACGAAGGTTTCCGCCAGCTCCTCGACCGTGAGGCGGTAGCGCCAGTGGCCCTCGGGGTAGTAGCGGGTGCGGTGGAGCCCCGTGGCGGCGACGACGTGAAGGCCGCTTCGCCGGGAGATCTCGGCGAGCTTGAGAACGTTGCGGCCGGCGTCGCAGGGCATGCAATCCACGACCGCACGGCCGCCGGCGGCCTTCACCCCGGCCAGTTCCCGAACGGCGTTCTCGACCGAGGGGAGCCGCAGGTCCGGCGAGAGCTGGGTCACATAGCTCGGATCGATGATGAGGTGCTCGTGGGAAAGGCACGCCCCGAGAGCCTCCGGGGGGATGTCCCCGAGGACGGTCCGGATGAAGCTCATGGCGCGACCTCCCAGGCCAGGGCGGCCGCGCCGAGGACGCCCGCGTGGTCGGGGAGGCGGGAGACGCGGAGGGGGACGGGTTCCCCGGGCGGCCAGCGGTAGACATGGCGGCGCAGGTGGGCCCGGAGGGGACCCAGGAAGGCGCGCGCCCCGCGGGCGGCGCCGCCGCCGAGGATGACGATTTCCGGCGCGTACACGTGAATCGCCGAGACGAGGAACCATCCGAGGTTGGCCGTCCAGACGGCCAGCTCGTCCCGGCAGAGCGGGTCTCCCTGCGCGGCGGCGCGGAGGACCGCCTCGAAATCCACCGCGTGCGGATCGCGGCGGTAGAGCTCGGAGAGCTTCGAGGGAATCCCGCGGGCCAGGCCGTCGCGCACCTGCTGGGCGAGCGCGGTGGCGGAGCAGAGCATCTCGGCGGTGCCGCGGGAGCCGGTCAGGCAGCGGCGGCCGCCGGCGGCCTGGATCGTGATGTGGGACATCTGGGTGCCGAACTGGAGGTGCGGGTCCCGCAGGATCCGGCCGTCGAGGAGGACGCCGCTTCCCACTCCGGTGCCGATCGTGACCGTGAGCGCCCAGCGGCGGCCGCGCGCCCATCCGTACTTCCATTCGGCGATCATGGCCGAGCGGGCGTCGTTGTCGGCGACGACGGGAACGTCCCCCGCGGCCCGCCGGAGCCGCGGGACGAGCGGGAAGCCCTCCAGATCCCGCAGGCGTCCCGGAAGAAGAACGACGCCCCGGTCCGGCCGGACGGCGCCCGGCAGAGCCAGGCCCACGGCGCGCGGGGGGGTTCCGAGGCGGCGGTGGAACGCGCGGACTTCGGCGGCCAGGCGCGCCAGCAGGAACCGCGGTCCGCGGTGGGCTTCGGAGGGGGCCACCCGGCGGGCCAGCCAGCGGCCGGAGCGGGAGACGGCGCCGGCCTTGAGCCGGGTTCCCCCGACGTCGAATCCGACGACGTAGTCGGTCATGGCGGTGTCTCCAGGACGGCGCCGAGGTCGCGCAATCGGTCGCGCAGGAGCGGGAAGGGCACGTCGCGCACGGCGCCACCGCGCGGGACGGCCAGGGCCGCGGCGGTTCCGGCCGCCTGGCCCATGGCCATGCACTGCGCCATGGACCGGACGCTCGCGTGCGCGTCGTGCGTGGCGGAGAAACAGCGGCCGGCGACGAGGAGGTTTTCGACGCTCCGGGGCAGAAGCGTGCGGAAGGGAATGCCCACGCAGCGGCCTTCGGGGAGGTACTGCCAGCGCGTGTCGGCCCCGCCGTGATGGTCCTCGATCGGGGCTCCGCAGAGGCCGATCTGGTCTTCGAAGGCGCGGGCGGAAAGAACGTCCTCCCGGGTGAGGCGGTATTCTCCGTACACGCGGCGGGTTTCGCGCACGCCGATCTGGACGCTCAGGGAGGCCAGGTGGGCGCGCTCGTAGCCGGGGACGCAGTCGCGCAGGAACCGGACGTATTCGAGGGCCTGCCGGCGCCCCTCGATTTCCGCGGCCGTGAGAAATTCGGGATCCGTGGCGTTGACGACGCGGTCGCCGCGGCGCTCGAAGGACTGCACGCGGGTCATGACGGTGGCGGTCATGCCGGGGACCGGCGTGGGATGGTCGCTTCCCTCGCGGCGGGGCAGATCGTAGCGGCCTCCGGCGGCGGCCTCGGCCATGAGGCGGTGGAATTCGGCCTTGGAAACCGTCTTGCGCCGTTCGAGGTCCACGTTGGCCATCTTGAAGGTGGTCGTGAGCGTCTGGGCGGGTTCGAACTCGCCGGCGGTTTCGAACGGCGCGCCCGCGAAGGCGCAGACGTCGGCGTCTCCGGAGGCGTCGACGACGACGCGCGCGGAGACGCGGACGAGCCCTTTTTTTGTGGCGACCAGGACTCCGGTCAGCCGGCCGCCGGAGGTTTCGACATCCTGGACCCACGCGTGAAGGAGGGGGCGCGCGCCGGCGCGGCGGGCCAGGGTTTCCCAGACGACTTTGAGGTATTCGGGATGGTAGGTGACGCCGGTTCCGGCTCCGTAGGTGTTGGGGCGCTCGAAGCAGGCGCCGAGGCGGCGGAGTTCGGAGACGACCTCGTCGGGGATGCCGCCGACGACTTTCTTGGCGCGGGCGCCGGGGGTGTAGAAGCCGTAGAACGTTTCCAGGACGGCGGTGCTCGTCCCTCCGAGGAAGCCGTAGCGTTCGAGGAGGAGCGTTCGAGCTCCGGCGCGGGCGGCGGCGATGGCGGCCGTGGCGCCCGCGGAGCCGGCGCCCACGACGAGGACGTCCGTTTCGGCGAGCGTTTCCAGCGGTCTCATCCGCTCACCCCCCAGCCGCCGTCGACGACGAGCGTGTCTCCGGTGACCGCGCGGGCGTCGGGTCCGAGGAGGAAGATCGCGGCGCGGGCGACGTCCGCGGCTTCGAGGAGGTCTTCGGAGAGCGGCTGTTTGGTCTTCATGAGGGCGAGGATCTGGGGGTCGGCCTGGGCGCGGGCGCTCATGGGGGTGCGCACGAGGCCGGGGGCGACGGCGTTGACGCGGATCTTGTGGGGCGCGTAGGTGGCGGCCATGGCGCGGGAGAGGGCGAGGATGGCGCCCTTGGAGGCGGCGTAGGCGTGGGTGGCGAAGTGGCGGCCCTGGGGGGAGAAGGCCAGGACGCTGGCCATGTTGAGGATGGATCCGCGCAGTCCGTCGGGCCCCGGGTCCTGAAGGAGCATCCGGCGCACGGCGGCGCGGCACATGAGAAAGACGCTTCGGGCGTTGGCCTGGAGGGTGGCGTCCCATCCCTCGTCGGTGCATTCGTGGACGGGGCCGTCGCCCCACGGGCGGCCGCTGACGCCGGCGACGTTGAAGAGGGCGTCCAGCCGTCCCCAGCGGGCGACGCACGCGTCGACGGCCCGCTCGGCGGAGTCGGCCCGGGTGAGGTCGGCGGCGAGGAAGGCCCCTCCGATCCGGCGGGCGAGGGACTCGGCGTGCTCGGGGGTGCGGCTGACGACGAAGACCCGTGCGCCTTCGGCGGCGGCGAGCTCCGCGGCGGCCGCGGCGATGCCGGTGGAGCCGGTGACGAGGAGGACCCGGTCTTTCAGTAGGTCACGCGAACCCATTTCTTCGTCCTCATCGAGCGGTATCCGGCGTCCAGGACGCAGTTGACGATATAGCCGTCCTCGTAGGTTTCGCGCGGGGTGCGGCCTTCGCGGACGCATTCGACGAAGTGCTTCATTTCGGCCTGATACCCGTAGGCGAAGGCTTCCTCGGGGAGGGGGCGGGTCCAGCCGAAGTCGATTTCCGCCTTTTCGATGACGTAGCCGGCGGGGCGGGAGGTGAAGGCGACGATCGGGGTGGAGCGGGTGACGTCGGTGAAGATGGAGCCTTCGGATCCGTGGATCTCGTTGCGCAGGTCGAGGCCGCCTTGGGTGGTCCAGGAAAGCTCGCAGTGGCCGATGCCGCCGGAGGAGAATTTGAGGACGAGGAGGGCGTTGTCCTCGCCACGGGTTTTGCCGTGATGGACGAGGCGGTCGCCCCAGGCCAGGACTTCGACGATCCGGTCTTCTTTCCCGAAGGCGTAGCGGGCCAGCTCGATGCAGTGGCAGGCCAGGTCGTTCATGGCGCCGCCGCCGGTGCGGGAAACGTCCCAGAAGTGGGGGCTGTGGGGGCCGCCGTGGGATTCGCGGGAGCGCACCCAGAGGACGCGCCCGATGCCGCCGGACTCGATGATCCGGCGGGCCTTGACGACGGCGGGGGAGAAGACTTCCGTTTCGGCGTAGCCGTGGAGGGCGCCGGAGGCGCGGGCGGCGCGGAACATGTCGCGGGCCTCCCGCGCGTTGCGGGCGAGGGGCTTGGTGCAGACCTGGTGGCGGCGGGCGCGGGAGAGCCGCAGGGAGACGGGCCGGTGGGCCTCGTTGGGGAGCGCGATGATGAAGAGATCGACGTCCTTCCGGGCGATCGCGGCGTCGAGATCGGTGGTGGAGGCGGGGATCTTCCACTTTTCGGCGAAGGCGCGGGCGCGCCGGGGGGAGCGGGAGTAGTTGAGGACGACGTCCTGGCCGTTCACGTCGGCCAGTCCCTGCATGTAGAAGTCGGCCACGAACCCGGAGCCGAGCATGCCGATGCGGACGGTTTTCATGGATCCCTCTCCTTCACGTGTACAGGTGCGCGAGGCTTCGGCGGTAGGCTTCGTAAAAGCGTTCGAGCTGTTCGGCGGCGCGGGCGTTGCCGGGGGTCTGGTGGCTGGGGAGAAGCACGGGGGGCTGTCCGCGTTCGACGAGGAGTTCGGCGACCCGGCAGCGGATCATGTTCATGATGACGGCGCCGGCGACGGTCGAGGCGGGGCCGGTTTTCCATTCGAGGCCCGGCAGGGCGAGCACGCAGTCGCCGGGGGGGCAGTGGTTGTCGATGACGACGTCGGCGAGATCGGCGAGCTTTTTTCCGGAGGAGTGGGCGGCGGGGGTCTGAGCCGAGTGGGCGGCGGAGAGGACCGCGATGACGGGGAGTCCGCGGCGGCGGGCGCCGAAGGCCGCCTCGACGACGACGGGGCGGATGCCGCTGGTGGAGACGATGATGAAGGCGTCGTCGGGTCCGAAGCGGAAGCTCTTGAGGATTTCCTCGGCGTAGCCTTCGACTTTTTCCAGGAAGAGGGGGCCGCGCAGGCCGTTGGCGCCGACGACGGCGGCGTGGTGGGAGAGGGCGAGTTCCACGAGGGCGACGAACCCGGGGAAGGCGCCCTGCCGGGGCATCATTTCCTCGCACATCATGCGCGAGTGGCCGGCGCCGAAGAGGAAGACGAGGCCGCCGCGGGCGATCCGGTCGGCGCAGATGCGGGCGGCCTTTTCGACGTGGGGCATTTCGGAGCGGCGGATGTCCTGAAGCAGGGCGAGGGTCGTCTCGAAGTAGGCGGAAGCGGCGTCGGTCACGGGGTCCTCCGGATGTCCACGCGGTAGCGGTATCGGTCGGCGGGGGCGATCATTTCGGCGGCCTCCAGGGGCCGCCCGTCGCGAAGGAACGTATGGCGGCGGACGACCAGGACGATGGG harbors:
- a CDS encoding PVC-type heme-binding CxxCH protein; translation: MIRRVPPALLALVLAGASPQEPPRVPPGFSIEKVSPPDVTFPMFACFDDRGRLYVTESSGEDLYRELQELRRRCRIRVLEDRDGDGRYETSRLFAEGLSPSMGLAWRDGRLYAADPPDLVALEDTDGDGRADRRTVLQTGFGHKDNGSLHGLVFGPDGRLYGTMGTPDGYALRRRDGTTLTGTSGILFRCRPDGSDPEVVARGFVNLIEVVFLPGGDVVGTLNWFQEPAGGMRDALVHIVEGGLYPYAPDTGTPYPVTGDPLPALALFPAVALSGLARYEGAAFPEEFRGRLFSAQHNARKVVAHALRREGSTYRSSESDFVTTEDPDFHPSDVLEAPDGSLLVVDTGSWYVHHCPTGSIRDTAARGGLYRVRWTGPPPGGRPAPSATLPLDRSLEDLLRLLPDPAAARALARRGERRAAPRLAAILESP
- a CDS encoding DUF3500 domain-containing protein, with translation MGPKPRICPDCGPTVTRRDFLRTAAGAAAAVAVPVPRPAPSDASPEELVKRLYQSLSAKQREAVCLPWDHPNRTRVGNNWAVVKPSIGGFFTAEQQQILRDLFRGLVTEDGYERFRKQMQDDYGGFESYHVAIFGDPTSGRFNWVMTGRHLTIRCDGNSTEGAGFGGPIFYGHAVEFNERPDHPGNVFWHQARLANKVFESFDGRQREKALVQKSPPDDAKSIALRPPGPEDGICAAELSRDQKDLVEKVLKELLAPYRPSDVEEALGIIRDAGGVDKLHLAFYREGNLGDDEIWDRWMLRGPSMAWYFRGSPHVHTWVNIARTA
- a CDS encoding aryldialkylphosphatase — its product is MSFIRTVLGDIPPEALGACLSHEHLIIDPSYVTQLSPDLRLPSVENAVRELAGVKAAGGRAVVDCMPCDAGRNVLKLAEISRRSGLHVVAATGLHRTRYYPEGHWRYRLTVEELAETFVAEIEQGIDALDAGGPAPRRASHRAGLVKLASDGPELSDAERAAFEAGAAAHRRTGVPVLTHCEAGRGPEQIDFLESRGVDPSHVILSHTDRHPDPEYHRCLLRRGVFLEYDRVFRGPLDDTNPTLGLFVAMAREFPDRILLGTDAARPAYWRSYGGRPGLDYLLGEFRERARRLGASEEHLQKAFVDNPARAFAFRT
- a CDS encoding ROK family protein, with amino-acid sequence MTDYVVGFDVGGTRLKAGAVSRSGRWLARRVAPSEAHRGPRFLLARLAAEVRAFHRRLGTPPRAVGLALPGAVRPDRGVVLLPGRLRDLEGFPLVPRLRRAAGDVPVVADNDARSAMIAEWKYGWARGRRWALTVTIGTGVGSGVLLDGRILRDPHLQFGTQMSHITIQAAGGRRCLTGSRGTAEMLCSATALAQQVRDGLARGIPSKLSELYRRDPHAVDFEAVLRAAAQGDPLCRDELAVWTANLGWFLVSAIHVYAPEIVILGGGAARGARAFLGPLRAHLRRHVYRWPPGEPVPLRVSRLPDHAGVLGAAALAWEVAP
- a CDS encoding FAD-dependent oxidoreductase yields the protein MRPLETLAETDVLVVGAGSAGATAAIAAARAGARTLLLERYGFLGGTSTAVLETFYGFYTPGARAKKVVGGIPDEVVSELRRLGACFERPNTYGAGTGVTYHPEYLKVVWETLARRAGARPLLHAWVQDVETSGGRLTGVLVATKKGLVRVSARVVVDASGDADVCAFAGAPFETAGEFEPAQTLTTTFKMANVDLERRKTVSKAEFHRLMAEAAAGGRYDLPRREGSDHPTPVPGMTATVMTRVQSFERRGDRVVNATDPEFLTAAEIEGRRQALEYVRFLRDCVPGYERAHLASLSVQIGVRETRRVYGEYRLTREDVLSARAFEDQIGLCGAPIEDHHGGADTRWQYLPEGRCVGIPFRTLLPRSVENLLVAGRCFSATHDAHASVRSMAQCMAMGQAAGTAAALAVPRGGAVRDVPFPLLRDRLRDLGAVLETPP
- a CDS encoding SDR family oxidoreductase is translated as MGSRDLLKDRVLLVTGSTGIAAAAAELAAAEGARVFVVSRTPEHAESLARRIGGAFLAADLTRADSAERAVDACVARWGRLDALFNVAGVSGRPWGDGPVHECTDEGWDATLQANARSVFLMCRAAVRRMLLQDPGPDGLRGSILNMASVLAFSPQGRHFATHAYAASKGAILALSRAMAATYAPHKIRVNAVAPGLVRTPMSARAQADPQILALMKTKQPLSEDLLEAADVARAAIFLLGPDARAVTGDTLVVDGGWGVSG
- a CDS encoding Gfo/Idh/MocA family oxidoreductase; amino-acid sequence: MKTVRIGMLGSGFVADFYMQGLADVNGQDVVLNYSRSPRRARAFAEKWKIPASTTDLDAAIARKDVDLFIIALPNEAHRPVSLRLSRARRHQVCTKPLARNAREARDMFRAARASGALHGYAETEVFSPAVVKARRIIESGGIGRVLWVRSRESHGGPHSPHFWDVSRTGGGAMNDLACHCIELARYAFGKEDRIVEVLAWGDRLVHHGKTRGEDNALLVLKFSSGGIGHCELSWTTQGGLDLRNEIHGSEGSIFTDVTRSTPIVAFTSRPAGYVIEKAEIDFGWTRPLPEEAFAYGYQAEMKHFVECVREGRTPRETYEDGYIVNCVLDAGYRSMRTKKWVRVTY
- a CDS encoding SIS domain-containing protein translates to MTDAASAYFETTLALLQDIRRSEMPHVEKAARICADRIARGGLVFLFGAGHSRMMCEEMMPRQGAFPGFVALVELALSHHAAVVGANGLRGPLFLEKVEGYAEEILKSFRFGPDDAFIIVSTSGIRPVVVEAAFGARRRGLPVIAVLSAAHSAQTPAAHSSGKKLADLADVVIDNHCPPGDCVLALPGLEWKTGPASTVAGAVIMNMIRCRVAELLVERGQPPVLLPSHQTPGNARAAEQLERFYEAYRRSLAHLYT